The Panthera uncia isolate 11264 chromosome C2, Puncia_PCG_1.0, whole genome shotgun sequence genome contains a region encoding:
- the ZPLD1 gene encoding zona pellucida-like domain-containing protein 1, with product MERIWLLSLLTSRVLLGSAQFNGYNCDANLHSRFPAERDISVYCGVQAITMKINFCTVLFSGYSETDLALNGRHGDSHCRGFINNNTFPAVVIFIINLSTLEGCGNNLVVSTIPGVSAYGNSTSVQIGNISGYIDTPDPPTIISYLPGLLYKFSCSYPLEYLVNNTQLASSSAAISVRENNGTFVSTLNLLLYNDSTYSQQLIIPSIGLPLKTKVFAAVQATNLDGRWNVLMDYCYTTPSGNPNDDVRYDLFLSCDKDPQTTVIENGRSQQGRFSFEVFRFVKHKNQKMSTVFLHCVTKLCRADDCPFLMPICGHRERRDAGRRTTWSPQSTSGNAVLSAGPIITRSDETPTNNSQLGSPREPPFQLNAITSALISGMVILGVMSFSLLLCSLALLYRKAPTSLVLNGIRNPVFD from the exons ctgaAAGAGACATCAGTGTCTATTGTGGGGTGCAGGCCATTACAATGAAGATTAATTTTTGCACAGTGCTTTTCTCGGGTTATTCTGAAACAGATCTGGCACTGAATGGAAGGCACGGGGATTCCCACTGCAGGGGGTTCATCAATAACAACACCTTTCCCGCGGTGGTCATTTTCATCATCAATCTCAGCACCTTGGAGGGCTGTGGAAACAACTTAGTG GTATCCACAATTCCTGGAGTCAGTGCTTATGGGAATTCAACTTCAGTACAAATAGGAAATATTTCGGGATACATTGATACTCCAGACCCACCAACAATCATCAGCTATCTACCTGGGCTTCTTTACAAATTTAGTTGTAGTTATCCATTGGAATACCTGGTTAATAATACCCAGCTTGCCTC GTCCTCAGCTGCTATTTCTGTGAGAGAGAACAATGGTACATTTGTCAGCACTTTGAACCTGCTCCTTTATAAT GATTCAACCTACAGTCAGCAGTTAATTATCCCAAGTATAGGATTACCTTTGAAAACCAAAGTGTTTGCAGCTGTACAAGCCACTAATCTGGATGGCAG ATGGAATGTCTTAATGGATTATTGCTACACAACCCCATCAGGGAACCCAAATGATGATGTTCGATATGATCTCTTCCTCAG CTGCGACAAAGATCCTCAGACCACTGTCATCGAAAATGGCAGAAGCCAGCAAGGCCGGTTTTCCTTTGAAGTGTTCCGATTTGTGAAACACAAGAATCAGAAAATGTCCACCGTCTTCCTGCACTGTGTTACCAAGCTCTGCAGAGCTGATGACTGCCCCTTCCTTATGCCA ATTTGCGGCCACAGAGAAAGGAGGGACGCAGGGAGGAGGACCACTTGGAGCCCCCAGAGCACGTCTGGAAATGCAGTCCTCTCTGCTGGTCCCATCATTACTCGGAGTG atGAGACTCCAACCAACAATTCACAGCTTG GTTCTCCAAGGGAACCTCCCTTCCAGCTGAATGCCATCACCAGTGCACTGATATCAGGAATGGTCATCCTGGGAGTGATGAGCTTTTCCCTTCTCCTGTGCTCACTGGCCCTTCTATACAGGAAGGCACCCACCAGTCTGGTGTTGAATGGCATAAGAAACCCAGTCTTTGACTGA